One Candidatus Fusobacterium pullicola genomic window, AGTTTTCTTCTTGTTTTGCGATAGTATAGTTATAGATAAATCTCGCAGTTCCTATAGATTGCCATAATTTTTGTTCTTGCTCTTTAGTTGGATAAAGTCTAACTTTTTTCGCTAGAATCATCTTCCATTAACTCCTTAATCATTTTTTTAGCCTTATTCGCTCTTTTTCCTACTTTTATCTACAAATTCTCCTATTGAGTAATATTTCATTTTCTCACCTCAATAGTATTATACCGCAATCTATAAATTATCTATAGAATTTTATATTAAATTATATATTTTTTATAACAGTCATACCCCTCCTAGCTATTTTATAGCTTCAATAA contains:
- a CDS encoding helix-turn-helix domain-containing protein, producing MILAKKVRLYPTKEQEQKLWQSIGTARFIYNYTIAKQEEN